CACCATCAGATGGATATTGCTCGGCATCAGGTTCCCCACTTAGGTAGCGTTTATGAAGCTGTATTAACCGTTGCCGATAAGCAAGCTCTTGCTGGTTTCTCGCCATGGCTTCTGGACAAAAAGGTAGAAATAACTGTAAACTAAGTGAGCCCTTTGTGAGCTTAGGATGATAAAGATGATAGGTTGATAGAAGTACAAACGTAAAAGCACCTAATGTATGCCACAAACTGCTGTTACAAATACAGATTGTTACTTACGTGTAAATATCTGTCTTCGACGCAAAGCATCCTCAAAAGAAATATTTCTTTCATTCAGGGTCTTCAAAACAGATGACGCGGTAAACATCTTTAAATGGCGTAAAACTTCTTCTGCAACATAACTAATAGcaatttttataatgtaaacaGATGATATTAACTAAAAATCTACTTTGTAACTAGCTGGCCATAGCTAGCTGCTTACGCGCAATTACCTTGAGTTTCAACTTCTGGATATTCATCCATATCACAATCTGGCAGTACCGTTTCCAGCTCCCTGCATTCCATATACCTATAGCGCTTTCGCACTTGTTTGTCAGGTTTAGGGGGATAATGCACTACAAGGTACAGTATACAAGCATTTAAGCCGCCCAGGATCCTATGCTCACGCAGTACACTAATCCAATTGCGCTCTTTGTAGCAGCCAGCAGTGTTGCATAGTCCTAAGTGGTATGGGTTTTTACATGCAGGTTACAAAAAGACAAGAAAATATATAGGTTGGCGCAATAAATGATCATGGCAAATCAAAGTATTAATGCAAAATCAAAATTGATCCTTACCTACTCTCTGAGCAACCTCTGGAGAATCAACTATAAGAGGTCCACGCAGACGGTCTCCAGTTGAGTCTGCGTAATTATCCTCAGGCATTGGGGAAGCTTTAACCGTTTTGCCACCACCAGCAAGAAACATTTGATGAGTATCGTCATATGCACTACCTATCATCGCCATATTCGCTTGCGTAATGAATTAACGCAGAAATGGCATGTCTTCAAATATTGTTAGCGCAAGGTAATAACATAAAGTATTAAGAAGACTCTCACCCAACAGACAGCCTAGCTAATTCTACACATCTAATGCATTATGGACTAAGCAAAAATTGAT
The genomic region above belongs to Watersipora subatra chromosome 1, tzWatSuba1.1, whole genome shotgun sequence and contains:
- the LOC137385552 gene encoding uncharacterized protein, encoding MECRELETVLPDCDMDEYPEVETQEEVLRHLKMFTASSVLKTLNERNISFEDALRRRQIFTQAMARNQQELAYRQRLIQLHKRYLSGEPDAEQYPSDGDSEQLLDAEVNQFVPSSHSSHFTTSQTYQPTDSGRFTHLNML